A single Venturia canescens isolate UGA chromosome 1, ASM1945775v1, whole genome shotgun sequence DNA region contains:
- the LOC122417613 gene encoding von Willebrand factor D and EGF domain-containing protein-like, which translates to MQRNIQLYEAVFVLALGLLSLANGEQYEGVKAGRYQQRYSQPANETGFCYKRLPYAEAVQLNTTGHVHVVHNAGSQQGVKTNRRGGGWVTIIDCCEGYVRDEATGDCTVQCEGGCFGGVCAPGGICTCESGWYAENGVCKPICRRACQRDAYCFAPDVCACKYGYEESVDGQCLPICTGGCENGDCIAFQTCRCKPGYVMNGNNKCEAVCEGGCPHGECTRPGVCTCYSGYVNPPGETEACLPDCGPSGCLNGDCTSPGVCTCSPGYIQDYQTRKCVPDCPRGCPENARCMAPNRCGCNPGFVLDQHTRTCVNPQTHQTDSSPYQRPDSQQAQCDRPCMNGQCTGWNVCTCNSGYMPDPRDPTRTRCVPGCPGGCPNGVCSGPNFCICKPGYVKDRSVKGSQQCIPREITMEQYR; encoded by the exons ATGCAGAGAAATATTCAGTTGTACGAGGCTGTATTCGTCCTGGCTTTGGGTTTATTATCCTTGGCTAATGGAGAACAGTACGAGGGTGTCAAGGCAGGTCGCTATCAACAACGCTACTCTCAGCCTGCCAATGAAACTGGTTTTTGCTACAAAAGGCTTCC ATACGCTGAAGCTGTGCAACTAAACACGACAGGTCATGTCCATGTGGTCCACAATGCTGGAAGTCAGCAAGGTGTCAAAACG AATCGTCGTGGTGGTGGTTGGGTCACGATAATCGATTGCTGCGAGGGTTACGTTCGAGACGAGGCTACGGGAGATTGTACAGTACAGTGTGAAGGCGGTTGTTTCGGTGGTGTGTGCGCTCCCGGCGGAATATGTACGTGTGAGTCTGGTTGGTATGCCGAGAATGGGGTCTGCAAACCGATCTGTCGACGAGCCTGCCAGAGAGATGCTTATTGCTTTGCGCCAGATGTTTGCGCTTGCAAATACGGTTACGAAGAGAGTGTTGATGGCCAATGCTTGCCTATCTGCACGGGTGGCTGTGAAAACGGCGATTGTATCGCCTTTCAAACTTGTCGATGTAAGCCTGGCTACGTAATGAACGGAAACAATAAGTGCGAGGCTGTTTGCGAGGGTGGCTGCCCACACGGAGAATGCACGAGGCCTGGAGTGTGCACCTGTTACAGTGG GTACGTCAATCCACCTGGTGAAACCGAAGCCTGCTTGCCTGACTGTGGACCCAGCGGATGCCTCAACGGTGACTGCACTTCCCCAGGAGTCTGCACCTGCAGTCCCGGTTACATTCAGGACTACCAGACACGCAAATGCGTGCCGGATTGTCCAAGAGGTTGTCCGGAGAACGCACGCTGCATGGCGCCCAATCGATGCGGTTGCAACCCCGGATTCGTCCTGGATCAACATACCCGTACATGCGTCAACCCACAAACTCATCAGACTGACTCCTCCCCGTACCAACGACCGGACTCCCAGCAGGCTCAATGCGACAGACCCTGCATGAACGGCCAATGTACGGGATGGAATGTTTGTACCTGTAACAGTGGATACATGCCCGATCCTAGAGACCCTACCCGTACCCGTTGTGTACCTGGATGCCCGGGTGGTTGCCCGAACGGAGTTTGTTCGGgaccaaacttttgcatttgCAAACCCGGTTACGTCAAGGATCGTAGTGTTAAGGGTAGCCAGCAGTGCATCCCTCGCGAAATAACGATGGAACAGTATCGTTGA